One window of Microtus pennsylvanicus isolate mMicPen1 chromosome X, mMicPen1.hap1, whole genome shotgun sequence genomic DNA carries:
- the Gprasp1 gene encoding G-protein coupled receptor-associated sorting protein 1, whose product MTRAEIESGAQAKAERKPGDENANANNNSVAGVENEVPMVVRPKVRTQIMPGARPKVKPKNTPGARPRSEVSSPGGAYAKCKPKAIPISRSKNDAQVWAPSKFRAEPMSRMGKQSQISSADSPLVSTDSGAVAQAKCLSVDRELGNMDTESFPKKAHPQAGFQPSYGSEEGTSMGSLYRTRPIPKGEAYENSEFRWADKPSGISSYWNRDETSARFRPRKNMKANNNRFRHMAKQEANTMPRHKNKQELYNISSSDSEDESAKTPWFWGKEKPKVWSRPKEEPNNRSWFRPKKEIRVESTSGSECENHAKSLLWSGEEAKSRSKPRARKGVNMRARHQAKREACSDVLSGSLDTNKKESWFMPEEKASAFSKSKTKKEPKTRTVPKEEVKTKAKANPKQEARPEEEVLIGAWFWDTQESRKVERVSTKASLYVEEEPFVGDWFWSEEEASVDSETCLKSRPRDKEEQVNSFSLGSEKKSSMENGPKGTSKPMPVANEEDNIVGSWFWADDEDVNLQADDESIFGSWFWGVGENSLRSVGVSCEKMPKPEEKEGTDSWFWAGEVNTEAKVEEQARPASTKGTIFVPWFWSEKQGHVDLGTEPCSDIMAGAEEEPIIGPWFWAKVDNTVEAEVNSKSSLEDEEEPIISPWFGAREQANMKYAADSRYKPVAEAKDSNKRSCFWAKEPSLCPTNRESLKSTLREQEDTVDSWLWSNNYPKTEAVAGSWLWAAEEGNIDDETGEQIKLPTVEDNTFNSWFWKENEETIVEATTREEAKPEAEEQDIIGSWFWAVDEDKFQPAPEINEESKVASEEEEETIGSWFWGKEEASLDAKRRGAFESTPGIKEEKITGSWFWAQAKIGAGSQTVETGSETEEEAIFESLMWAARNGNTRAGVNRVSEPEGEDKMIVGSRFWSRDKGTGESETAISGSNPENEQGPNDEVINKVDSGDNCGFNTEAETMVGSWFWEGDETSFESNPTPVFKVICEPKSSAEKEPDPSRRPQSWDEVTVQFKPGPWGKAGFPSISPFRFPKEAASLFAEMFGGKPKTEGEEESPDEPVSEFPFRYDPNYRSVQEIREHLKVKESVQSESWSCSCIQCDLRIGSEEFEELLLLMDRNRDPFIHEISKIAMGMRSASQFTRDFIRNSGVISLIEALLNYPSTRVRTKFLENMVSMAPPYPDLNMIQTYVCHVCEDTFDYELNSSDQLSGLTMITHLTATSDYHKVVANYLSGFFYLLNAGDTKTRLQVLKLLLNLSESILMTKRLLSTESMSEFMTLFSKEDSSENIQLVLAIFDNISKNIEKEELFDDDDDDDVVVNLDPLISAFQEIEIYARTLKRKPDN is encoded by the coding sequence ATGACTAGGGCAGAGATTGAGTCTGGTGCCCAGGCAAAGGCTGAAAGGAAGCCTGGGGATGAGAATGCCAATGCCAACAATAACAGTGTTGCAGGGGTAGAGAATGAAGTCCCTATGGTGGTCAGACCCAAAGTTAGAACACAGATAATGCCTGGAGCACGGCCTAAAGTGAAGCCTAAGAATACTCCTGGAGCAAGACCTAGGAGTGAAGTCAGTTCACCAGGCGGGGCATATGCTAAATGCAAACCCAAGGCAATCCCTATTTCACGGTCGAAGAATGATGCTCAAGTATGGGCCCCAAGTAAGTTTCGGGCAGAGCCCATGTCAAGGATGGGCAAGCAAAGTCAGATCAGTAGTGCAGATTCTCCACTGGTCAGTACTGATTCTGGGGCTGTTGCTCAAGCTAAGTGCCTGTCTGTAGATAGAGAACTTGGTAATATGGACACTGAGAGTTTTCCCAAAAAGGCTCATCCTCAAGCAGGATTCCAGCCTTCCTATGgctcagaagagggaaccagtATGGGATCCTTGTACCGTACCAGGCCTATCCCCAAAGGAGAGGCTTATGAGAATTCTGAATTCAGATGGGCAGATAAACCTTCAGGAATTTCCTCCTACTGGAACAGAGATGAAACTAGTGCAAGATTTCGTCCTAGGAAAAACATGAAGGCCAATAATAACAGGTTCAGGCACATGGCCAAACAAGAGGCAAATACTATGCCtagacacaaaaacaaacaagagctcTATAATATTTCTAGCTCTGATTCTGAGGATGAGTCTGCTAAGACTCCCTGGTTCTGGGGCAAAGAAAAGCCTAAAGTCTGGTCTAGGCCCAAAGAAGAGCCCAACAATAGGTCCTGGTTTAGGCCTAAGAAAGAAATTCGTGTTGAATCCACCTCTGGATCTGAATGTGAAAATCATGCAAAATCTTTGCTATGGTCTGGAGAAGAGGCCAAATCTCGATCCAAACCCAGAGCCAGGAAAGGGGTCAATATGAGGGCCAGGCACCAGGCCAAGCGAGAAGCTTGCAGTGATGTCCTGTCTGGATCTCtagatacaaataaaaaagagTCCTGGTTCATGCCTGAAGAGAAGGCTAGTGCCTTTTCAAAGTCTAAGACAAAGAAGGAGCCCAAAACCAGAACAGTGccaaaggaagaagtgaaaaccAAGGCCAAAGCAAATCCCAAACAAGAAGCCAGACCAGAGGAGGAAGTCCTCATTGGGGCTTGGTTCTGGGATACCCAGGAGTCCAGGAAGGTAGAGAGGGTGAGCACTAAGGCCAGCCTGTATGTAGAGGAGGAGCCCTTTGTTGGAGATTGGTTCTGGAGTGAAGAAGAAGCCAGTGTGGACTCTGAGACCTGTCTTAAATCCAGACCAAGGGATAAGGAGGAACAAGTTAATAGTTTCTCTCtaggttctgagaagaagagCAGTATGGAAAATGGACCTAAGGGTACCTCTAAGCCTATGCCAGTAGCTAATGAGGAGGATAACATTGTTGGGTCCTGGTTCTGGGCTGATGATGAAGATGTCAACTTACAGGCTGACGATGAGTCCATTTTTGGATCTTGGTTCTGGGGCGTTGGTGAGAACAGCTTGAGATCTGTTGGAGTCAGTTGTGAGAAGATGCCAAAGCCTGAGGAAAAAGAAGGTACCGATTCCTGGTTCTGGGCTGGAGAAGTCAATACAGAGGCTAAGGTTGAAGaacaggccaggccagcatcTACAAAAGGGACAATCTTTGTGCCTTGGTTTTGGTCTGAAAAGCAGGGACATGTGGATTTAGGGACTGAACCTTGTTCTGACATCATGGCAGGAGCTGAGGAGGAGCCCATCATTGGGCCCTGGTTCTGGGCTAAAGTAGACAATACTGTGGAGGCTGAAGTTAATAGTAAGTCTAGcctggaggatgaggaagagccCATTATATCACCTTGGTTTGGGGCCAGAGAACAAGCCAATATGAAGTACGCAGCTGATAGCAGATACAAGCCTGTGGCAGAAGCTAAGGACAGTAATAAAAGGTCTTGCTTCTGGGCAAAAGAGCCCAGTTTGTGTCCTACCAATAGAGAAAGCTTGAAGTCTACTCTGAGAGAGCAAGAGGACACTGTTGATTCATGGCTCTGGTCCAATAATTATCCAAAGACGGAGGCCGTTGCAGGGTCCTGGTTATGGGCTGCAGAAGAGGGAAATATAGATGATGAGACTGGAGAACAGATCAAGCTACCAACTGTAGAGGACAACACATTCAATTCTTGGTTctggaaggaaaatgaagaaaccatTGTAGAGGCTACTACCAGAGAGGAAGCCAAGCCAGAAGCTGAAGAGCAAGACATCATTGGCTCTTGGTTTTGGGCTGTGGATGAGGACAAATTTCAGCCAGCTCCTGAGATTAATGAAGAGAGCAAGGTAGCatctgaagaggaagaagaaacaattgGATCCTGGTTCTGGGGCAAGGAAGAGGCCAGTCTAGATGCAAAGAGGAGGGGTGCTTTTGAGTCCACTCCTGGAATTAAGGAGGAGAAAATTACTGGGTCATGGTTCTGGGCTCAAGCCAAAATAGGGGCTGGGTCGCAGACAGTCGAAACTGGGTCAGAAACTGAAGAGGAGGCAATTTTTGAGTCTCTGATGTGGGCTGCAAGAAATGGCAATACAAGAGCAGGTGTAAACCGTGTGTCCGAGCCAGAGGGTGAGGACAAAATGATTGTTGGGTCCCGTTTCTGGTCTAGGGACAAGGGCACTGGAGAATCTGAAACTGCGATCAGTGGGTCCaatccagaaaatgaacaagggCCAAATGATGAGGTGATTAACAAGGTTGACAGTGGAGATAACTGTGGATTTAATACAGAAGCTGAAACCATGGTGGGATCCTGGTTCTGGGAAGGGGATGAAACTAGTTTTGAATCAAATCCTACCCCTGTGTTCAAGGTCATTTGCGAGCCTAAGTCTTCAGCTGAGAAGGAACCTGATCCTTCCCGCAGACCCCAGAGCTGGGACGAGGTCACTGTTCAGTTTAAGCCTGGTCCATGGGGAAAGGCTGGCTTCCCATCCATAAGCCCCTTCAGATTCCCCAAAGAAGCAGCATCTCTCTTTGCTGAAATGTTTGGGGGAAAACCtaagacagaaggagaggaggaatcTCCAGATGAGCCTGTATCTGAGTTCCCATTTCGGTATGATCCCAATTACCGATCAGTCCAGGAGATTCGTGAGCACCTTAAGGTCAAGGAGAGTGTGCAGTCTGAGAGCTGGTCTTGTAGCTGCATACAGTGTGATCTTAGAATTGGCTCTGAGGAGTTTGAGGAACTTCTTTTATTAATGGACAGAAACCGAGACCCTTTTATCCATGAAATCTCTAAGATTGCAATGGGTATGAGAAGCGCTTCTCAGTTTACTCGTGATTTCATTAGAAACTCGGGCGTTATCTCACTGATTGAAGCCTTACTTAACTATCCTTCTACTCGTGTCAGGACAAAGTTTTTGGAAAATATGGTTAGCATGGCTCCACCATATCCAGATTTAAACATGATTCAGACATACGTGTGTCATGTTTGTGAGGATACCTTTGATTATGAGTTAAATTCCTCTGACCAGTTGTCTGGGCTGACAATGATTACACACCTCACTGCTACTTCTGACTATCACAAAGTGGTTGCCAATTATTTGTCTGGGTTTTTCTACTTACTGAATGCAGGTGATACCAAAACAAGGCTTCAGGTTCTGAAACTGCTCCTGAATTTGTCTGAAAGCATTCTCATGACAAAACGCTTACTGTCTACTGAGTCCATGTCAGAATTTATGACCCTCTTTAGTAAGGAGGACTCAAGTGAGAACATTCAACTGGTTCTTGCAATATTTGACAATATTAgcaaaaatatagaaaaagaagaactattcgatgatgatgatgatgatgatgtggtgGTGAATCTTGACCCACTTATTTCTGCATTCCAAGAGATTGAAATTTATGCTAGGACCCTGAAGCGCAAACCTGACAATTAA